One Bremerella sp. JC817 genomic window carries:
- a CDS encoding NIPSNAP family protein produces the protein MRFRLPLLGLSCLFLFAMSVTAVSAEDQLFELRTYVTNEGKLENLHTRFRDHTVGLFAKHGMKNLIYWVPVDGEGADNTLVYIISHEDKEAAQASWKGFREDAEWQKVAAESEKDGKILSARPDAVYMTATDFSPQNFESAEEPRLFELRKYTTAEGRLPALLQRFRDGELKLFEKQGMTNIAYFVPVDMPNTLIYVVAHKDADAMKKSWDGFRADEEWQQLWEKSTKDGKIVIKVESQVLRPVDYSPTK, from the coding sequence ATGCGCTTTCGCCTGCCTTTGCTGGGGCTTAGTTGCCTGTTTCTGTTTGCCATGTCGGTAACTGCTGTCTCTGCTGAAGACCAACTTTTCGAGCTGCGGACCTACGTTACTAACGAAGGCAAGCTCGAGAACCTGCATACCCGTTTCCGCGATCACACCGTCGGTCTGTTTGCCAAGCATGGCATGAAGAACCTGATTTACTGGGTTCCAGTCGATGGCGAAGGGGCGGACAACACGCTCGTTTACATCATCTCGCACGAAGATAAAGAGGCCGCGCAGGCCAGTTGGAAAGGCTTTCGCGAAGATGCCGAGTGGCAGAAGGTCGCCGCCGAATCGGAAAAGGATGGCAAGATCTTGTCGGCACGTCCTGATGCGGTCTATATGACTGCGACCGACTTCTCGCCGCAGAATTTCGAGTCGGCTGAAGAACCGCGCCTGTTCGAACTGCGGAAGTACACCACCGCCGAAGGTCGCCTGCCAGCCCTCCTCCAGCGTTTCCGCGATGGCGAGTTGAAACTGTTCGAGAAACAGGGAATGACCAACATCGCTTATTTTGTCCCGGTCGATATGCCGAATACGTTGATTTATGTGGTCGCCCATAAAGATGCCGACGCGATGAAGAAATCGTGGGACGGTTTCCGAGCCGACGAAGAGTGGCAACAATTATGGGAAAAGTCGACGAAGGATGGCAAAATCGTGATCAAGGTCGAAAGCCAGGTCCTGCGTCCGGTCGATTATTCCCCAACGAAATAA
- a CDS encoding TIGR01212 family radical SAM protein (This family includes YhcC from E. coli K-12, an uncharacterized radical SAM protein.): MSATVDNGWREAGLRYYAYSWYLRQRFGERIQKVSLDAKFTCPNVDGTVAKGGCTFCDNRSFSPSRREPIRDVTDQLENGMMRLKRRYKVERFIAYFQPATNTYAAVDRLRPLYDQAIDHDKVVGLSIGTRPDCVGPDVMDLLEEFAGRTYLTVEYGMQTIHDRSLDWMNRGHHHDATVDAIERSRGRGFEICLHVILGLPGETHEDMMATAAEVARLNIDAVKIHNLYCVKNTKMADQVASGEVMLMERQDYINTLVDFLERIPANVLVERTIGDAPPDYFVGPSWCLDKSAVLRAIDDELVCRDTWQGKFCPTA; this comes from the coding sequence TTGTCCGCGACGGTCGACAACGGATGGCGCGAAGCCGGGCTCCGATATTATGCCTATAGCTGGTATCTGAGGCAGCGTTTTGGCGAACGAATCCAGAAGGTAAGCCTCGATGCCAAGTTCACCTGCCCGAACGTGGATGGCACGGTCGCGAAGGGGGGCTGTACGTTCTGTGACAACCGTAGCTTCAGTCCGAGTCGTCGCGAGCCAATTCGTGATGTGACGGACCAGTTGGAAAACGGCATGATGCGATTGAAGCGTCGCTATAAGGTCGAACGCTTCATTGCTTACTTCCAGCCAGCGACCAATACCTATGCGGCCGTCGATCGTCTGCGTCCTCTCTACGATCAGGCCATCGACCACGACAAGGTGGTCGGGCTGAGCATCGGTACCCGACCAGACTGTGTCGGTCCTGACGTGATGGACCTGCTGGAAGAGTTTGCCGGGCGGACCTATTTGACGGTCGAGTACGGCATGCAAACGATTCACGATCGTTCGCTCGACTGGATGAATCGTGGTCATCATCACGATGCAACCGTCGACGCCATCGAGCGGAGCCGAGGCCGGGGATTCGAGATCTGTCTGCACGTTATCCTCGGTTTACCGGGAGAAACGCACGAAGACATGATGGCGACCGCCGCCGAAGTTGCACGGCTGAACATCGATGCGGTGAAGATCCACAACTTGTACTGCGTCAAGAACACGAAGATGGCCGATCAGGTTGCTTCAGGCGAAGTGATGTTGATGGAGCGGCAAGATTACATCAACACGCTGGTCGATTTCCTCGAGCGCATTCCGGCGAATGTGCTGGTCGAACGAACGATTGGCGACGCCCCGCCTGACTATTTCGTGGGGCCAAGCTGGTGTCTCGACAAGTCGGCTGTGCTGAGGGCGATCGACGACGAGCTGGTTTGCCGCGATACCTGGCAAGGGAAGTTCTGTCCGACCGCTTGA
- a CDS encoding FHA domain-containing protein, translating to MSQKFGELVPVGGGDPIPLLKKTLLVGRRETNDVVLRFANVSSNHCQLYVKQGYWFVEDQNSRNGTKVNGKRVTDTDKRIDPGKIIAIAKHEYELHYDPIELGATGPPPSETDMTEEILGKSLLERAGIGNARRRSE from the coding sequence ATGTCCCAGAAATTTGGGGAGCTGGTCCCCGTCGGCGGGGGAGATCCCATTCCTCTGCTTAAGAAGACACTTTTAGTGGGTCGTCGCGAAACCAATGATGTGGTTCTTCGCTTCGCCAACGTATCGAGCAACCACTGTCAGCTCTACGTGAAGCAGGGCTACTGGTTTGTCGAAGACCAGAACAGCCGCAACGGCACGAAAGTGAACGGCAAGCGCGTGACCGATACCGACAAGCGGATCGATCCCGGCAAGATCATTGCCATTGCCAAGCACGAATACGAACTGCATTATGACCCGATCGAATTGGGTGCGACCGGACCACCACCGTCTGAAACCGACATGACCGAAGAAATCCTCGGCAAGTCGCTGTTGGAACGGGCCGGCATCGGCAACGCGCGTCGTCGCTCCGAATAA
- a CDS encoding Dabb family protein, with protein MENLTQIAHNVYFTLKDKSPEAQQKLVEACHKYLSGHPGCVFFAAGVLTEELDRPVNDRAFQVALHVVFDSLESQNAYQVAERHVQFIEENKESWESVRVFDSTVAS; from the coding sequence ATGGAAAACCTGACGCAAATTGCCCACAACGTTTACTTCACGCTGAAAGACAAGTCGCCAGAAGCCCAGCAGAAGTTGGTCGAAGCTTGTCACAAGTATCTTTCGGGTCACCCAGGCTGTGTCTTCTTTGCCGCCGGTGTGCTGACCGAAGAACTCGATCGCCCAGTCAACGATCGTGCGTTCCAGGTGGCGTTGCACGTCGTTTTCGATTCGCTCGAATCGCAAAACGCATATCAGGTTGCTGAACGCCACGTGCAGTTCATCGAAGAGAACAAAGAATCCTGGGAATCGGTTCGCGTCTTCGATTCGACCGTCGCCAGCTAA
- a CDS encoding DNA alkylation repair protein, with protein sequence MVDLEQLRSRKGAVRRSEIPSNVVTALNRGELETVNLVEFLIVDHIKLFRAVRSSLNLDDRAAKQVAATLKRLADEGVMQRLVQTGIAFHEALPDVDQREVVYQQLAGHTSDTLRNWAAYMDAADAGMTFSQRLKRVRPFALDPNMGVREIAWMCVRLPAAKEIVTQIEKLVPWAKQKHHYARRFAIELSRPCGVWTKHITELKQRPEVAETLLETCCTDESKYVQDSVANWLNDASKTRPDFVQSICDRWLAEYDSPHTQRIAHRALRTLRKKSGGK encoded by the coding sequence GTGGTCGACCTGGAACAATTACGATCCCGCAAAGGTGCCGTTCGACGGAGCGAAATCCCGTCGAACGTCGTCACGGCGCTCAACCGTGGCGAACTCGAAACGGTCAACCTGGTCGAGTTTCTAATCGTCGATCACATCAAACTCTTTCGCGCGGTCCGTTCTTCGCTGAATCTCGACGACCGCGCCGCCAAGCAAGTTGCCGCCACGCTCAAACGACTGGCGGACGAAGGGGTCATGCAGCGGCTCGTGCAAACTGGTATTGCCTTCCATGAAGCCTTGCCGGATGTCGATCAGAGGGAAGTGGTCTATCAACAGTTAGCTGGCCACACCAGCGACACGCTGCGGAACTGGGCCGCTTACATGGATGCGGCTGATGCGGGGATGACCTTCAGCCAGCGGCTGAAGCGAGTCCGCCCGTTCGCTCTCGACCCGAACATGGGCGTTCGCGAGATCGCCTGGATGTGCGTCCGCTTGCCAGCCGCGAAAGAGATCGTCACGCAGATCGAAAAGCTGGTTCCCTGGGCGAAGCAAAAACATCATTACGCCCGACGCTTTGCAATTGAGCTCTCGCGACCATGCGGCGTATGGACGAAGCACATTACCGAGCTGAAGCAGCGTCCGGAAGTCGCGGAAACATTGCTCGAGACCTGTTGCACCGACGAATCGAAATACGTGCAAGACTCGGTCGCGAACTGGCTGAACGATGCCAGTAAGACGCGTCCCGACTTCGTTCAATCGATTTGCGATCGCTGGCTGGCCGAATATGATTCTCCCCATACGCAGCGAATCGCTCATCGTGCTTTGCGTACGCTTCGCAAGAAAAGCGGCGGCAAGTGA
- a CDS encoding leucine-rich repeat domain-containing protein — MTRLWTLGLVLLALPLFVGCPSSTPTDSPEGKGGNASAAKPEADDAEAVAALEKLGGELTKDANGNVIRADLSKVLIEDDKVFEPVSKLKQLQVVKFYGAEVTDQVTEYLKGLTELRDVSFENTVITDTGIENLKASKNLGAFGLRRTNISNKSMATIATFPKTRYLDIRYCNIDDEGMKSVGKMKNMEVLRTEGTLISDEGLSYIADLTKMRFLNLRDKKITDKGMSYLTGMKNLETLELNEVPCTDEGLAHIKDCTKLKKLHLFRTKVSDDGLQYLSGMTEMVDLKLRQSAKIRGLKMDALKNMKKLKDLDVSETSFVDEGVATVSTFESLESLNLWNTFITDAGLEPIKNLKNLKELDLQNCALSDEGVKYLEGMTSLQILSLKENSSISDESIPVLLTLTNLKKLTLNFTQIYEDGVEKLKEANPKLDVTF, encoded by the coding sequence ATGACCCGTCTCTGGACTCTCGGACTTGTTCTGCTCGCACTTCCCTTGTTTGTCGGCTGCCCCTCCAGTACCCCTACCGACTCCCCCGAGGGTAAAGGTGGCAATGCCTCGGCTGCGAAACCAGAAGCGGACGATGCGGAAGCGGTCGCGGCCCTGGAAAAGCTGGGTGGAGAACTGACCAAAGATGCCAATGGCAACGTCATTCGTGCCGACCTCTCGAAGGTTCTGATTGAAGACGACAAGGTCTTCGAACCTGTCTCGAAGCTGAAGCAGCTTCAGGTGGTCAAGTTCTATGGGGCGGAAGTGACCGACCAGGTAACCGAGTACCTGAAGGGACTGACCGAACTGCGTGACGTTTCGTTCGAGAACACCGTCATCACCGACACCGGTATCGAGAACCTGAAGGCGTCCAAGAACCTCGGTGCATTCGGTCTGCGTCGTACGAACATCTCGAACAAGTCGATGGCCACCATCGCCACCTTCCCGAAGACCCGTTATCTCGATATTCGCTACTGCAATATCGACGACGAAGGGATGAAGTCGGTTGGCAAAATGAAGAACATGGAAGTGCTGCGAACCGAAGGCACGCTGATTAGCGACGAAGGTTTGTCGTACATCGCCGACCTGACCAAGATGCGTTTTCTGAATCTGCGTGACAAGAAGATTACCGACAAGGGTATGTCGTACCTGACCGGGATGAAGAATCTGGAAACGCTGGAACTGAACGAAGTGCCATGCACCGACGAAGGTCTGGCCCATATCAAAGATTGCACCAAGCTGAAGAAGCTACACTTGTTCCGTACCAAGGTGAGCGACGATGGCCTGCAGTACCTGAGCGGCATGACCGAAATGGTCGACCTGAAGCTGCGTCAGTCGGCCAAGATCCGTGGCTTGAAGATGGATGCCTTGAAGAACATGAAGAAGCTGAAGGATCTGGACGTCAGCGAAACCTCGTTCGTCGATGAAGGGGTCGCCACGGTTTCGACCTTCGAGAGCCTCGAATCGCTGAACCTCTGGAACACGTTCATCACCGACGCCGGGCTCGAGCCAATCAAGAACCTGAAAAACTTGAAGGAACTCGACCTGCAGAACTGTGCCCTCTCGGATGAAGGGGTGAAGTACCTTGAAGGGATGACCAGCCTGCAAATCCTCTCGCTGAAAGAAAACAGCAGCATCAGCGACGAATCGATTCCGGTTCTGTTGACGCTGACCAACCTGAAGAAGCTGACGCTGAACTTCACGCAGATCTACGAAGACGGCGTCGAAAAGCTGAAGGAAGCCAATCCAAAGCTGGACGTTACGTTCTAA
- a CDS encoding FAD binding domain-containing protein — protein MQSFTYHAPRTIPEAVALLTESDGKSVLLAGGTDILVQLRENLRHADHVIDIKQIQDLTRLDGNAKQGMYLGSAVTCSQLLRSKITQPYAALRDSAQIIGGWQIQSRATIGGNLCNSSPAADSIPSLMVHRAVAEVINEDGHQNIPVSHFCTGPGKNALAGNGLLLGLAIPEVGTISGSAYQRFIPRYEMDIAVASAASYVELLEDGTVATATIALGAVGPTPFLASDAADMLVGETPEEALIEKVAQEAANIATPITDMRGTIEFRKHLASVLVKRTLQTAIRRATGEVVVSHPHV, from the coding sequence GTGCAATCGTTCACATACCATGCGCCTCGAACTATTCCCGAGGCGGTCGCACTGCTTACCGAGTCGGATGGAAAGTCGGTCTTGCTGGCCGGCGGCACCGATATCTTGGTGCAGCTTCGCGAAAACCTGCGTCATGCCGACCACGTCATCGACATCAAGCAGATCCAGGATCTCACTCGCCTGGATGGCAATGCGAAACAAGGGATGTATCTGGGCTCGGCCGTGACCTGTTCGCAGCTTCTGCGAAGCAAGATCACCCAGCCGTATGCCGCACTGCGTGACTCAGCCCAGATCATCGGTGGCTGGCAAATTCAATCGCGAGCGACCATCGGCGGTAACCTCTGCAATTCGTCGCCGGCGGCCGACTCGATTCCCTCGCTGATGGTTCATCGTGCGGTCGCGGAAGTGATCAACGAAGATGGCCACCAGAACATACCGGTCAGCCATTTCTGCACCGGCCCCGGGAAGAATGCCCTGGCAGGAAATGGTTTGCTGCTGGGGCTCGCGATTCCCGAAGTCGGCACGATCAGTGGATCGGCCTACCAGCGTTTTATTCCTCGGTATGAAATGGATATCGCCGTTGCCAGTGCGGCTTCGTACGTCGAACTGCTGGAAGATGGTACGGTCGCCACCGCGACCATCGCCCTGGGCGCCGTTGGCCCCACGCCCTTTTTGGCCAGTGATGCTGCCGACATGCTTGTCGGTGAAACGCCGGAAGAAGCGTTGATCGAAAAAGTCGCCCAAGAGGCCGCCAATATTGCCACGCCGATCACTGACATGCGTGGCACGATCGAGTTTCGCAAACACCTCGCCTCGGTGTTGGTGAAACGAACTTTGCAAACGGCAATCCGCCGCGCCACTGGCGAAGTGGTTGTCTCTCATCCGCACGTTTAA
- a CDS encoding (2Fe-2S)-binding protein, with protein sequence MPGNTPAKVAVSTTINGQSHEFLCQPRQSLLEVLRDTLQLTGAKEGCNNGNCGACTVLMDGEPVNSCLVLAVEVEGKQLTTVEGLANKGVLHPLQQCFLEGAALQCGICTPGFLVAAKALLDKKPNPTEEEIRFSLAGNLCRCTGYDKIVRAVQAAADQLQAAEAPLPSSANQQQAQQQQ encoded by the coding sequence ATGCCAGGCAACACCCCAGCAAAAGTGGCGGTCTCGACCACGATCAACGGACAATCGCACGAATTCCTTTGTCAGCCACGACAAAGCTTGTTGGAGGTTTTACGCGACACGCTACAACTGACCGGAGCGAAAGAGGGCTGCAACAACGGCAATTGCGGAGCATGCACCGTCTTAATGGATGGCGAGCCGGTCAACAGTTGCCTTGTGTTGGCGGTCGAAGTCGAAGGCAAGCAGCTGACGACCGTCGAAGGCCTGGCCAACAAAGGTGTGCTGCATCCTTTGCAGCAATGCTTCCTCGAAGGTGCGGCCCTGCAATGCGGGATCTGCACGCCCGGCTTCCTGGTAGCCGCGAAGGCGCTGCTCGATAAGAAGCCCAACCCGACCGAAGAAGAGATTCGCTTTTCGCTGGCAGGCAACCTTTGCCGCTGCACTGGATACGACAAAATCGTTCGGGCCGTGCAAGCTGCCGCCGACCAGCTTCAAGCGGCAGAGGCTCCCCTCCCCTCTTCCGCCAATCAGCAACAAGCCCAGCAACAGCAATAG
- a CDS encoding xanthine dehydrogenase family protein molybdopterin-binding subunit, with the protein MQGSPISYSDKKYQVLGTRPIRHDGNDKVTGRAIYTNDVHFPDMVHGKILRSPVAHARIKSIDTSAAEALDGVVAVVTVKDWPDLKDKMADLGEGAVNLAELGANCMAHDKVLYKGHAVAAVAARNVHVAEEALALIRVEYEELPSVLWVQDAMHENAPILHPNLRTDHMGKPGDHPTNIAKHLHFETGDVDAAFESADVVVEREFKTATVHQGYIEPHNSVALWNEDGKLKIWTATQGSFTCRHQVAELLQIPISNVTVTPCEIGGGFGGKIAVYLEPVAALLSRKSGRPVKMVMQRDEVFEATGPTPGSYVKVKLGATRDGKLIAGDATLAYDAGAFPDGVIGPGCMCVFSCVELPNARVHGYDVCLNKPKTQAYRAPGATQAAFAFESVMNELAESLGICPLELRLKNAAKEGTRRVDGPVYPRVGLMECLEAARNSPHWNTPLEGPNQGRGIAEGFWFNIGLKSSVTATVNHDGTVNLLEGSTDIGGTRTSIAMQLAETLGIPAEAVHPKVVDTDSVGYTDVTGGSRTTFATGLAAYEVGLDLRKQLCQRAAMLWECDPSEVTFHEGTFVHQDKSLTFQQLAAQLPETGEPVVGRASISKDVSTNGFGVHLCDVEVDPETGKVRVLRYTAIQDAGKAIHPSYVEGQLQGGAVQGIGWALNEEYYYRDNATMANASFLDYRIPTCYDLPMIDTIIVEVPNPDHPYGVRGVGETPIVAPPAAVAAAIYEATSVRMFELPMSPPKLWKAISEKNA; encoded by the coding sequence ATGCAAGGATCACCCATTTCCTACAGCGATAAGAAGTATCAGGTTCTGGGCACGCGACCGATCCGTCACGACGGAAACGATAAAGTCACCGGCCGAGCGATCTACACCAACGACGTCCACTTCCCCGACATGGTGCATGGCAAGATTTTGCGCAGCCCAGTCGCTCATGCCCGGATCAAGTCGATCGATACTTCCGCGGCGGAAGCCCTCGACGGCGTCGTGGCCGTCGTCACGGTCAAAGATTGGCCTGACCTGAAAGACAAGATGGCCGACCTGGGGGAAGGTGCCGTGAACCTTGCCGAACTGGGTGCCAACTGCATGGCCCACGACAAAGTGCTGTACAAAGGGCACGCCGTCGCTGCCGTAGCGGCCCGCAATGTTCACGTCGCGGAAGAAGCGTTGGCTTTGATTCGCGTCGAATACGAAGAACTGCCGTCGGTGCTCTGGGTGCAAGATGCGATGCACGAGAACGCTCCGATTCTGCATCCCAATCTTCGCACCGATCACATGGGCAAGCCGGGCGATCACCCCACGAACATCGCCAAGCATCTCCACTTCGAGACCGGCGATGTCGACGCGGCGTTTGAATCGGCCGATGTCGTCGTTGAACGCGAGTTCAAAACGGCGACCGTACACCAAGGCTACATCGAGCCTCACAATTCGGTCGCCCTTTGGAACGAAGATGGCAAGCTGAAGATTTGGACCGCGACTCAGGGTTCGTTCACCTGTCGTCATCAGGTCGCTGAACTGCTGCAGATTCCGATTTCCAACGTGACGGTCACGCCATGCGAGATCGGCGGCGGATTCGGCGGCAAGATCGCGGTCTATTTGGAACCAGTCGCGGCCCTGCTCAGCCGCAAGAGTGGCCGCCCGGTGAAGATGGTCATGCAGCGTGACGAAGTCTTCGAGGCAACCGGCCCGACGCCTGGCTCGTACGTGAAGGTGAAGCTCGGAGCGACCCGCGACGGCAAGCTGATCGCCGGCGACGCGACGCTGGCCTACGATGCCGGTGCCTTCCCCGATGGCGTGATCGGTCCTGGCTGCATGTGTGTGTTCAGCTGCGTCGAACTTCCGAATGCCCGCGTGCATGGCTACGACGTTTGCTTGAACAAACCGAAAACGCAGGCCTATCGCGCACCTGGGGCGACTCAGGCCGCATTCGCGTTCGAGTCGGTCATGAACGAACTGGCCGAGTCGCTTGGGATCTGCCCGCTTGAGTTACGACTGAAGAACGCAGCGAAAGAAGGAACCCGTCGCGTCGACGGCCCAGTCTATCCTCGGGTCGGCCTGATGGAATGCCTCGAAGCTGCCAGGAACAGCCCTCACTGGAACACGCCGCTGGAAGGTCCGAATCAGGGACGTGGGATCGCGGAGGGGTTCTGGTTCAACATCGGCTTGAAGTCGTCGGTGACCGCCACGGTTAATCATGACGGCACGGTGAACCTGCTGGAAGGCTCGACCGACATCGGCGGGACGCGGACTTCGATCGCGATGCAATTGGCCGAAACGCTGGGTATCCCTGCCGAAGCCGTGCATCCGAAGGTGGTTGATACCGATAGCGTGGGCTACACCGATGTCACCGGCGGAAGCCGAACGACGTTTGCCACCGGACTGGCAGCGTATGAAGTTGGACTCGACCTGCGGAAGCAGCTTTGCCAACGCGCGGCGATGCTGTGGGAATGCGATCCGAGCGAAGTGACGTTCCACGAGGGCACCTTCGTCCATCAGGATAAGTCGCTGACGTTTCAGCAGTTGGCGGCTCAACTTCCAGAGACCGGCGAACCGGTCGTCGGCCGGGCCTCGATCTCCAAAGATGTTTCGACCAATGGCTTCGGCGTACATCTCTGCGACGTGGAAGTTGACCCTGAGACCGGTAAGGTTCGCGTGCTGCGGTACACGGCCATTCAAGATGCCGGCAAAGCGATTCACCCCAGCTACGTCGAAGGGCAACTGCAAGGGGGCGCGGTCCAGGGAATCGGCTGGGCTTTGAACGAAGAGTATTACTATCGCGACAACGCCACCATGGCGAACGCGTCGTTCCTCGACTATCGCATTCCGACCTGCTACGACTTGCCGATGATCGATACGATCATTGTCGAGGTTCCGAACCCAGACCATCCGTACGGGGTTCGTGGCGTGGGGGAAACGCCGATTGTCGCTCCCCCTGCCGCGGTTGCCGCCGCCATCTACGAAGCGACCAGCGTTCGCATGTTCGAGCTACCAATGTCGCCCCCTAAGCTTTGGAAGGCGATTTCCGAGAAGAACGCTTAG